A genomic segment from Gilvibacter sp. SZ-19 encodes:
- a CDS encoding peptidoglycan-binding protein LysM: protein MIRSLIRILVLPMVILIITVGFKVREDATDLSEYKVTDNQVCFTVPTLEEQRSFEYEMFNPFLGYSYLGFREALAFKESQGKYRVVNEFGYMGKYQFGRSTLKMIGVYDASDYLYDPVLQEEAFEAYTARNKWVLRRDINRYVGRTINGVKVTESGILAAAHLAGPGNVKKYLRSGGAVGFNDAFGTSIRYYMRKFGGYDTSVVIADKFAKVERI, encoded by the coding sequence ATGATACGTAGTTTAATACGAATCTTAGTACTTCCAATGGTGATCCTAATCATCACGGTTGGATTCAAAGTTCGCGAGGATGCTACAGATCTTTCTGAGTATAAGGTGACCGATAACCAAGTGTGTTTTACGGTCCCTACCCTTGAAGAACAACGCTCTTTTGAATATGAAATGTTCAATCCGTTTTTGGGGTATTCCTACCTTGGATTTAGAGAAGCACTAGCTTTTAAGGAATCTCAAGGAAAATACCGTGTAGTGAACGAGTTCGGGTATATGGGTAAATATCAATTTGGTAGATCTACCTTGAAAATGATCGGGGTTTATGATGCCAGTGATTATTTATACGACCCAGTGCTTCAAGAAGAAGCCTTTGAAGCTTACACGGCCAGAAATAAATGGGTACTGCGTAGAGATATCAACAGATATGTTGGGCGTACCATTAACGGAGTGAAGGTCACGGAATCGGGAATTTTAGCTGCCGCACACCTGGCAGGTCCCGGAAACGTAAAAAAATACTTGAGAAGTGGAGGCGCTGTTGGTTTTAATGACGCTTTTGGAACTTCGATAAGATATTATATGCGCAAGTTTGGTGGTTATGACACCTCTGTGGTGATCGCAGATAAATTTGCGAAAGTAGAACGCATATAG
- the ribD gene encoding bifunctional diaminohydroxyphosphoribosylaminopyrimidine deaminase/5-amino-6-(5-phosphoribosylamino)uracil reductase RibD: MKLNYAFFVSPTTAFSPTEYNTHQAYMKRCLSLAALGLGTTGPNPMVGCVIVQDKTIIGEGWHQKAGEAHAEVQAVNSVKDKALLKGATVYVSLEPCSHFGKTPPCADLLIREQVGRVIIGCTDPNPAVAGTGIKKLEAAGIEVFRGVCELEARALNKRFFTFHNKRRPFVILKWAESHDGYIAPAQKTQQAPVWISNALSRQRTHKWRAEESAILIGVETALSDDPSLTTRDWPGKSPVRVVIDINGRLDEKLKVLDGSAPTIVFTAAEKTTTANHIDYIKVAAGELPINDLLRDLYDKGVQSLIVEGGASTLQRFIDSGLWDEARTFIGPTDLKSGLKAPVLDLEPSSAESLHHDRLLTYLNPQQL, from the coding sequence TTGAAGCTAAATTACGCATTCTTTGTGAGTCCGACCACCGCTTTTTCTCCGACAGAATACAACACCCATCAGGCCTATATGAAGCGCTGCCTAAGCCTTGCAGCACTTGGCTTGGGTACCACAGGCCCAAATCCTATGGTGGGCTGTGTAATTGTGCAAGACAAGACCATAATTGGAGAAGGGTGGCACCAAAAAGCCGGCGAAGCTCACGCAGAAGTCCAGGCCGTAAACAGCGTTAAAGACAAAGCACTATTGAAAGGAGCCACCGTTTATGTGTCCTTAGAACCCTGTTCGCATTTTGGGAAGACGCCTCCTTGCGCCGACCTGTTGATCCGTGAACAAGTTGGAAGAGTGATTATAGGTTGTACAGATCCTAATCCAGCTGTAGCAGGAACAGGTATAAAAAAATTGGAGGCTGCCGGTATTGAAGTTTTCCGTGGAGTATGCGAGCTTGAGGCGCGAGCGCTCAACAAACGCTTTTTCACTTTTCACAATAAGAGGCGACCTTTTGTGATCTTAAAATGGGCAGAAAGCCATGACGGGTATATAGCTCCCGCTCAAAAAACACAGCAAGCTCCGGTTTGGATAAGCAATGCCTTAAGTAGGCAACGCACCCACAAATGGCGCGCAGAAGAAAGCGCCATCTTGATTGGAGTGGAAACTGCTCTGAGTGACGATCCGTCTTTGACCACAAGAGATTGGCCGGGCAAGTCACCTGTACGTGTAGTGATCGATATTAATGGACGCTTAGATGAAAAGCTTAAGGTTTTAGATGGCAGCGCACCAACTATTGTATTTACGGCGGCTGAAAAAACAACTACAGCTAATCATATCGACTATATTAAGGTAGCAGCAGGAGAATTGCCCATTAATGACTTGTTAAGGGATTTATACGATAAAGGTGTCCAGTCGCTCATTGTTGAAGGAGGCGCGTCCACTTTGCAAAGATTTATAGACAGCGGTTTATGGGATGAGGCCAGAACCTTTATTGGTCCCACGGATTTAAAAAGTGGCCTAAAGGCCCCTGTATTGGATCTAGAACCTAGCTCTGCAGAAAGCTTACATCATGATCGTTTATTGACTTATTTGAATCCGCAGCAGTTATGA
- a CDS encoding thioesterase family protein, with protein sequence MLAHTIDFRVRYGETDQMGVVYHGAYPAYFEMGRTEWLRNLGVTYRWMEEHDVMLPVVDLAIRYKQPAKYDDRLLLTTELRENPSYKITFDYVLKNESEEVLATATTTLVFKSMVNNKLIRVPDYITDRLKS encoded by the coding sequence TTGTTAGCACACACTATCGATTTTAGAGTGCGTTACGGTGAGACCGATCAGATGGGTGTGGTCTATCACGGCGCGTATCCCGCGTATTTCGAGATGGGACGAACAGAATGGCTCCGAAATTTGGGTGTGACCTACCGCTGGATGGAAGAGCACGATGTGATGTTGCCAGTTGTAGATTTGGCTATCCGATATAAGCAGCCGGCAAAATATGACGACAGACTTTTGCTAACCACCGAGTTACGGGAAAACCCCAGCTACAAAATCACCTTTGATTACGTGCTAAAAAACGAGTCCGAAGAGGTACTTGCAACTGCAACTACAACCTTAGTTTTTAAATCTATGGTTAACAATAAATTAATACGGGTACCAGATTATATCACTGACCGTTTGAAGTCCTAA
- the prmC gene encoding peptide chain release factor N(5)-glutamine methyltransferase, whose protein sequence is MNYHQLHRDWQSELQATYGKEEVTALLKLTLEHYLKIEPVRLRLLDQLPSEVIPKITAVKDKLAQQQPIQYILGTTAFCELQLNVGPGVLIPRPETEELVHWILQEQDVQPLKVVDLCTGSGAIALALKAARPAWELTAVELSKEALVIANENAEQLDLAVDFIAADVLQDELSGGPYDVMVSNPPYVRDSERSLMQTNVLEHEPEMALFVSDTDPFLFYKRIAALAAKHLKPGGSLYLEINEYLSKELLTALAPFGFAMDLRQDSYLKDRMLKCQKKSK, encoded by the coding sequence TTGAATTACCACCAGCTGCATCGAGATTGGCAATCGGAGCTTCAGGCCACTTATGGAAAGGAGGAGGTCACCGCCTTATTGAAACTGACGCTGGAGCACTATCTTAAAATAGAACCAGTCCGCCTGCGCTTATTGGACCAGCTTCCATCCGAAGTGATACCAAAAATAACAGCAGTCAAAGACAAATTAGCTCAGCAACAACCCATACAATATATATTAGGGACAACAGCCTTTTGCGAACTCCAATTAAATGTTGGTCCAGGGGTGCTTATTCCCAGACCAGAAACCGAGGAGTTGGTGCATTGGATCTTACAGGAGCAGGATGTACAGCCCTTAAAGGTGGTCGATCTGTGTACTGGCTCCGGAGCTATTGCTTTGGCCTTAAAAGCCGCTCGCCCTGCCTGGGAGCTTACTGCCGTAGAACTCTCTAAAGAAGCCCTTGTCATTGCTAATGAGAACGCCGAACAGTTGGATTTAGCAGTAGATTTTATTGCTGCGGATGTCTTGCAGGATGAACTCTCTGGTGGGCCTTATGACGTTATGGTGAGTAATCCGCCTTATGTGCGCGATTCTGAACGATCTTTAATGCAAACTAATGTATTGGAGCACGAACCGGAAATGGCACTTTTTGTATCCGATACTGATCCATTTCTATTCTACAAGCGCATTGCAGCCCTGGCAGCCAAGCATTTAAAGCCTGGCGGGAGCCTCTATCTGGAAATCAATGAGTATCTTAGTAAGGAACTCCTGACAGCCTTAGCGCCTTTTGGTTTTGCAATGGACCTGCGTCAGGACAGTTATTTAAAAGATCGCATGCTCAAATGTCAAAAGAAATCCAAATAG
- a CDS encoding low molecular weight protein-tyrosine-phosphatase has product MEKTRILMVCLGNICRSPLAEGIMRAKLFGRNNYEVDSAGTGGWHVGDPPDPRSVAIAKEMGLDITGQRGRQFKATDFDRFDHIFVMDNSNHRDVLKLARTEHDKQKVSLILDTLFPGENVDVPDPYYGGNDGFAKVYDMLDQACEILKERL; this is encoded by the coding sequence ATGGAAAAGACCAGAATTCTTATGGTCTGTTTGGGAAATATCTGCCGAAGCCCTTTGGCAGAAGGCATTATGCGTGCAAAACTCTTTGGGCGTAACAATTACGAGGTTGACTCTGCCGGGACCGGCGGATGGCATGTTGGAGACCCTCCAGACCCAAGATCTGTAGCAATTGCGAAAGAAATGGGCTTGGATATTACCGGGCAACGTGGACGCCAATTTAAAGCGACTGATTTTGATAGGTTCGACCATATCTTCGTTATGGATAATTCCAATCATCGGGATGTGCTTAAACTGGCGCGAACCGAACACGACAAGCAAAAAGTTTCGCTGATCTTGGATACACTATTCCCGGGAGAGAATGTCGATGTCCCCGACCCTTATTACGGCGGAAACGATGGCTTTGCCAAAGTATACGACATGCTCGATCAGGCATGTGAAATCTTAAAGGAGCGTCTTTAG
- the mltG gene encoding endolytic transglycosylase MltG: protein MKNLKKVIFWVVIVGAVVGAFFTYYVYQTIFADNTAFNNEEAHIYIESTAGFDEVKADLEPLLKDIDAFETVARKKAYASNIKAGHYVIKKGMSNNDIINTLRVNNVPVTIRFNNQERLEDLAGRLAAQVEVDSTALIAAMRDPRFLADKGFNQANALSMYLPNSYQVYWNTSPEGLREKMWKEYQNFWNQERKAKAAQMGYTPLQITALAAIVQKETAKADERPRVAGVYVNRLKKGMPLQADPTVIYAKKLVENDFDQTIKRVLYRDLDIDSKFNTYKYAGIPPGPIAMPDISTIDAVLNYEKHNYLYFVVDVTNFGYHKFASSLSQHNRNKAEYVKWINAQGINR from the coding sequence ATGAAGAATCTTAAGAAGGTTATTTTTTGGGTAGTTATTGTGGGTGCTGTAGTTGGTGCTTTCTTTACCTATTATGTATATCAAACCATTTTTGCCGACAATACGGCTTTCAATAATGAGGAGGCTCATATTTATATAGAGAGTACAGCCGGATTTGATGAGGTTAAAGCAGACCTGGAACCCTTGCTTAAAGATATAGATGCCTTTGAGACCGTGGCGCGTAAGAAGGCCTATGCGAGTAATATCAAGGCGGGTCATTATGTGATCAAGAAGGGAATGAGCAACAACGACATCATCAATACCCTAAGGGTCAACAATGTGCCGGTAACCATTCGTTTTAACAATCAGGAACGCTTAGAGGACCTGGCCGGTCGTTTGGCAGCGCAAGTAGAGGTAGACAGCACGGCCTTGATCGCAGCTATGCGGGATCCTCGCTTTTTAGCCGATAAAGGATTCAACCAGGCAAATGCCCTGAGTATGTACTTGCCGAATAGTTATCAGGTGTATTGGAACACTTCTCCGGAAGGACTACGAGAAAAGATGTGGAAGGAGTATCAGAACTTTTGGAATCAGGAGCGCAAGGCCAAGGCAGCTCAAATGGGATATACGCCCTTGCAGATCACTGCACTGGCGGCAATTGTTCAAAAGGAAACTGCTAAAGCAGACGAGCGCCCGCGCGTGGCTGGAGTTTATGTAAACCGACTTAAAAAGGGTATGCCGCTGCAAGCTGATCCAACAGTGATCTATGCAAAGAAATTGGTCGAGAACGATTTTGACCAGACCATAAAACGTGTGCTTTACCGCGATCTGGATATCGATTCGAAATTCAATACCTATAAATACGCTGGGATTCCGCCTGGACCAATCGCCATGCCCGATATTAGTACCATCGACGCAGTGTTGAATTACGAAAAGCACAATTACCTTTATTTTGTGGTCGATGTGACCAACTTTGGCTATCATAAATTCGCCTCTTCTTTAAGTCAGCACAATCGGAATAAGGCCGAATATGTCAAATGGATCAACGCTCAGGGGATCAATCGCTAA
- a CDS encoding SAM-dependent methyltransferase produces the protein MDTPKGKLYLIPTTLGESNPLEVLPLTVRKAVEEIDHYIVEHEKSARRSIQLIAPSKSQPDLRLVQLNKFTDPGEIKSFLDPCLEGFDVGIISDAGCPGIADPGAAVVALAHEMDIQVVPLVGPSSILLAMMASGMNGQKFAFHGYLPIDKRERKQTIKQLERESRANEQAQLFIETPYRNQQLLEALLSTLQPDTRVCIAADISLATEYIKTLNVADWQKNKVDLHKRPTLFIIQNN, from the coding sequence ATGGATACCCCCAAGGGAAAGCTCTATCTGATACCTACGACCTTGGGGGAATCTAATCCTCTAGAAGTCCTTCCACTTACTGTTCGTAAGGCTGTTGAAGAAATAGACCACTATATCGTCGAACACGAAAAAAGTGCAAGACGCTCCATTCAACTCATCGCTCCAAGTAAATCACAACCCGACCTAAGACTAGTTCAGCTGAACAAATTCACGGATCCCGGAGAGATCAAAAGCTTTTTAGACCCTTGTCTAGAAGGTTTTGATGTGGGTATTATTTCTGATGCAGGTTGCCCTGGTATAGCAGATCCGGGCGCGGCTGTTGTAGCCTTGGCTCATGAAATGGATATTCAAGTGGTGCCGCTAGTGGGGCCTTCTTCTATATTACTGGCCATGATGGCTAGTGGTATGAACGGACAAAAATTTGCCTTTCACGGTTACCTACCCATAGATAAACGAGAACGCAAGCAGACCATCAAGCAGCTTGAAAGAGAGTCAAGAGCCAATGAGCAGGCGCAATTGTTCATTGAAACGCCTTATCGGAATCAGCAGCTATTGGAAGCCCTATTGAGCACGCTTCAGCCAGACACAAGGGTTTGTATTGCTGCGGATATTAGCTTGGCTACGGAATACATCAAAACGCTAAATGTGGCAGACTGGCAAAAAAATAAGGTGGACCTACATAAAAGACCCACCTTATTCATCATTCAAAATAACTAA
- a CDS encoding GNAT family N-acetyltransferase, whose amino-acid sequence MSSFTIRPILPRDDQQIATVIRKVLVEHGVPKVGTAYEDEALNCMHKTYQVPRAQYFVVDTPEGIIGGAGVAQLANFEGNICELQKMYFLPEARGRGIGSAMMERCLDAAKRFRFDQCYLETMPNMHAAQKLYKNTGFHYIDGAMGNTGHYSCPVHMLIDL is encoded by the coding sequence ATGTCTTCTTTTACCATCAGACCAATACTTCCCAGAGATGATCAACAGATCGCAACTGTGATCCGAAAAGTGCTAGTTGAACACGGCGTGCCCAAAGTAGGTACTGCCTATGAGGACGAAGCCCTGAACTGTATGCACAAGACCTATCAGGTACCCCGAGCGCAATATTTTGTGGTCGATACTCCAGAAGGTATTATCGGTGGAGCAGGAGTAGCGCAGTTGGCCAATTTTGAAGGCAATATCTGCGAACTTCAAAAAATGTACTTCCTGCCAGAGGCGCGTGGTCGAGGTATAGGTTCCGCCATGATGGAGCGTTGCTTGGATGCGGCCAAAAGATTCCGCTTTGATCAGTGCTACTTAGAGACCATGCCCAATATGCATGCCGCCCAAAAATTATATAAGAACACAGGCTTCCATTATATCGATGGAGCTATGGGCAACACCGGGCATTACAGCTGTCCTGTCCACATGTTAATCGACCTGTAA
- a CDS encoding PQQ-dependent sugar dehydrogenase gives MKMTTYFCALALFFGFSAQAQDIDVELFASGFNSPVDLQNAGDERLFVVEQGGVIRILNPDGTINPTPFLNIDPIVNSGGERGLLGLAFHPDYATNGFFYVYYTDLSNDTQISRFSVSSDPDVADPGSELQMLAFEQPFTNHNGGCLQFGPDGMLYIASGDGGSAGDPGNRSQNLGTLLGKLLRLDVDAPAPYIPADNPYVSDSAALDEIWAPGLRNPWRFSFDASTGDLWIADVGQGSREEINRVSSTAAPINYGWRCYEGNAPFNTSGCASADNYEFPVAEYTHGSGRCSITGGYVYRGTEYASLDGLYFFADICTGEIGTVDSSDNLTWVLDTTQPWSSFGEDVNNELYAVSLGGGIYRIVDLLLDVEEQVAANAFTWYVDQTTDQLIFKSTGNSLQSIALFTINGAKVLDLDNLDTQELSVSKSAYASGLYIAQLTTVSGGVQTLKIVL, from the coding sequence ATGAAAATGACTACCTATTTCTGTGCTCTTGCCTTGTTTTTTGGCTTCTCAGCACAGGCTCAAGACATTGATGTTGAACTTTTTGCCAGTGGCTTTAACAGCCCGGTTGACTTACAAAACGCCGGCGATGAACGCTTGTTCGTTGTTGAACAAGGCGGCGTAATTCGAATTTTAAATCCGGACGGGACTATCAATCCAACACCTTTTTTAAACATCGACCCAATAGTTAATTCTGGTGGCGAACGCGGCCTACTCGGACTAGCTTTCCACCCAGACTACGCCACGAATGGCTTTTTCTATGTCTATTATACCGACCTGTCTAACGACACCCAGATCTCAAGATTTTCTGTGAGCAGTGATCCGGACGTTGCAGACCCTGGGTCGGAATTGCAAATGTTGGCCTTTGAACAACCCTTTACCAACCACAATGGGGGTTGCTTACAGTTTGGACCCGATGGGATGCTTTACATTGCCTCCGGAGATGGCGGTAGCGCTGGCGACCCAGGAAACCGTTCTCAGAATCTCGGAACCCTTTTAGGCAAGCTTTTGCGTTTGGATGTAGACGCTCCTGCACCTTATATCCCTGCTGACAATCCTTATGTAAGCGATAGTGCTGCCTTAGACGAGATCTGGGCGCCCGGACTGAGAAACCCGTGGAGGTTCAGTTTTGATGCTAGTACAGGAGATCTGTGGATCGCCGATGTAGGACAAGGCAGTCGAGAAGAAATTAACCGAGTAAGCTCAACAGCCGCCCCGATCAACTACGGTTGGCGCTGTTATGAAGGTAACGCACCTTTCAACACTTCCGGTTGTGCCTCTGCTGATAATTACGAGTTTCCGGTGGCCGAATACACCCACGGTAGTGGCCGCTGTTCCATTACAGGTGGTTACGTATATCGCGGAACCGAATACGCCTCACTAGACGGACTCTATTTCTTTGCAGACATTTGTACAGGAGAGATCGGTACTGTAGATAGCAGCGATAACCTGACTTGGGTGTTAGACACCACACAACCTTGGTCCAGTTTTGGAGAGGATGTTAATAATGAACTTTATGCTGTATCTCTAGGCGGTGGTATTTACCGCATCGTAGATCTCCTTTTGGATGTAGAGGAGCAAGTAGCTGCGAATGCCTTCACCTGGTATGTGGATCAGACTACAGACCAATTGATCTTTAAATCTACAGGTAACAGCTTGCAAAGTATTGCCTTGTTTACCATCAATGGTGCAAAAGTTTTGGATCTTGACAATTTGGATACCCAAGAACTCAGTGTTTCCAAATCAGCTTACGCCAGTGGGCTATACATCGCGCAGCTCACCACAGTTAGCGGCGGAGTTCAAACCTTAAAAATCGTACTATAA
- the dnaA gene encoding chromosomal replication initiator protein DnaA, whose amino-acid sequence MSRTAESVWNHCLSFIKDNITTQAYKTWFEPIQAVKLTDNALSIQVPSKFFYEWLEEHYVKLLKVALTKELGAEAKLVYVIKMENTYGNKQPFTEKIPSTQRTTVKSQEVDVPIKNKSPELKNPFVIPGIRNVKIESQLNPSYNFENFLEGDSNRLARSAGMAVANKPGGTSFNPLLIFGGVGLGKTHLVHAIGVEIKDKYPEKTVLYISAEKFTQQYIESVKKNNRNDFIHFYQIIDVLIVDDIQLLSGKAGTQDVFFHIFNHLHQNGKQVILTSDKAPVDMIDIEQRLLSRFKWGLSAELQHPNFDTRIAIIKNKLFRDGVDMPEEIVEFLANNIKTNIRELEGAIISLIAHSSFNKREITIDLAKKIVDNYVKHTKREVSIDYIQKVVSDYFQMDVETLQSKTRKRHIVQARQLAMFFAKKFTKASLASIGSQIGKRDHATVLHACKTVDNLSATDKQFRKYVEDLNKKLTL is encoded by the coding sequence ATGAGCAGAACGGCTGAATCTGTTTGGAACCATTGTCTGTCCTTTATTAAGGATAACATCACTACCCAAGCCTACAAAACTTGGTTCGAACCTATCCAAGCAGTTAAGCTCACCGATAATGCTCTTAGTATTCAAGTTCCAAGTAAGTTTTTCTACGAGTGGTTAGAAGAGCATTATGTCAAGCTCCTTAAAGTTGCTTTGACCAAAGAATTAGGTGCCGAAGCCAAATTGGTCTATGTGATCAAGATGGAGAACACTTACGGCAACAAACAACCTTTCACGGAGAAAATCCCCAGTACACAACGCACCACGGTTAAAAGCCAAGAAGTGGATGTTCCTATTAAGAACAAAAGCCCTGAGCTTAAGAACCCCTTCGTTATACCTGGGATCCGCAACGTAAAGATCGAGTCTCAGCTCAACCCGAGTTACAACTTCGAGAATTTCTTAGAAGGTGATTCGAACCGCCTAGCGCGTTCCGCTGGTATGGCTGTAGCCAACAAACCTGGTGGCACTTCCTTTAACCCACTACTCATCTTTGGTGGTGTAGGCCTAGGAAAAACGCACTTGGTGCACGCTATTGGAGTTGAGATCAAAGACAAGTATCCAGAAAAAACAGTACTGTACATTTCTGCAGAGAAATTCACGCAGCAGTATATAGAATCTGTAAAGAAGAACAACAGAAACGACTTCATTCATTTTTACCAAATCATTGATGTACTCATCGTAGACGACATTCAATTATTGTCTGGTAAAGCAGGAACTCAGGATGTTTTCTTCCACATTTTCAATCACTTACATCAAAACGGCAAGCAGGTTATCCTTACTTCAGACAAGGCCCCTGTAGATATGATCGATATTGAACAGCGTTTGTTGTCGCGATTCAAGTGGGGACTTTCTGCGGAGCTTCAGCATCCGAACTTCGACACGCGTATAGCCATCATCAAAAACAAATTGTTTAGAGATGGTGTAGACATGCCAGAAGAGATTGTGGAGTTCTTGGCTAATAATATCAAGACCAATATTCGCGAACTGGAAGGTGCCATTATCTCTTTGATCGCACATTCCTCTTTCAATAAGCGTGAGATCACTATAGACTTGGCCAAGAAGATCGTAGACAACTACGTGAAACACACCAAACGCGAAGTTTCTATAGACTACATCCAAAAAGTAGTGAGCGATTATTTCCAGATGGATGTAGAGACGCTTCAGTCTAAAACTAGAAAACGTCATATTGTACAAGCGCGTCAGCTAGCCATGTTCTTTGCCAAGAAGTTTACCAAGGCAAGTTTGGCAAGTATTGGTTCGCAGATCGGAAAACGCGACCACGCGACGGTATTGCACGCTTGTAAAACTGTGGATAACCTTTCTGCCACAGACAAACAGTTCCGCAAATACGTGGAAGACCTCAACAAAAAACTCACCCTCTAA
- a CDS encoding EamA family transporter, with protein sequence MISLILSIASSTAILTLFKVFGRFQVNTFQAIVTNYIVAASCGFIAYGSLAATDAPWQKSWFIPAVLLGVLFISIFNLMALTAQRLGLSVVSVATKMSVAIPIVFGFLYYKELATVPKLLGIGLALLALYLSSKKGKENPKLELRDMALPVLVFLGSGIIDTSIKFLEEDRVGADEVSQFSATIFAAAALSGVLLLLVKSFKSKVVIAPKNLLAGVALGIPNYFSIYFLVQALRIPYLDSATVFTLNNIAIVIAATLTGILLFKEQLSKQNWLGIILAVSSIAIIAYFN encoded by the coding sequence ATGATAAGTTTAATTCTCTCCATTGCCTCGTCTACAGCAATACTTACACTGTTTAAGGTTTTTGGACGCTTTCAAGTAAACACCTTTCAGGCTATAGTTACCAATTATATAGTAGCGGCCAGTTGCGGTTTTATTGCCTACGGTAGCCTTGCTGCCACAGACGCTCCTTGGCAAAAAAGCTGGTTTATTCCCGCTGTCCTGTTAGGGGTATTGTTTATATCGATCTTTAATCTGATGGCACTCACAGCACAGCGATTAGGCCTTTCTGTGGTATCTGTTGCCACCAAGATGAGCGTAGCGATTCCTATCGTCTTCGGGTTTCTCTATTACAAGGAGCTCGCCACAGTACCCAAACTTTTGGGAATCGGCTTAGCCTTGCTAGCACTTTATTTGAGCTCAAAAAAAGGAAAAGAGAACCCCAAGTTAGAACTCCGAGATATGGCGCTACCGGTATTGGTCTTTCTAGGCAGCGGAATCATAGATACGAGTATCAAGTTCTTAGAGGAAGATCGTGTAGGAGCCGATGAAGTGAGCCAATTCTCTGCTACTATCTTTGCCGCAGCAGCCCTGAGTGGTGTCTTGCTACTGCTTGTAAAAAGCTTTAAGAGCAAGGTTGTAATTGCCCCTAAGAATCTCCTTGCGGGAGTTGCACTGGGCATTCCCAATTATTTTAGTATTTACTTTTTGGTACAGGCGCTTCGAATACCTTATCTAGATAGTGCCACGGTCTTTACACTGAACAACATCGCTATTGTGATCGCAGCCACTTTAACCGGGATACTCTTATTTAAGGAACAACTCAGCAAACAAAACTGGCTAGGAATCATATTGGCCGTAAGCAGTATTGCTATCATAGCCTATTTTAACTGA
- a CDS encoding YigZ family protein, producing MEDHYRTLKAPSAPQLFKDRGSKFIGYAFPIIHADEVGPIIETLKKEHHTARHWCYAYQLGLGEPEYRANDDGEPSNSAGQPIYGQIQAFELTDVLVVVVRYFGGTKLGVGGLINAYRTGAKLALEASEIETRYVEIPFVIKTPYNLLGRIMRLVSDMNINILSQESAQDVTLSLSVRASQIDRVKNEVKKLYPAQFIPTN from the coding sequence ATGGAAGATCATTACCGAACATTAAAAGCTCCATCGGCCCCACAGCTCTTTAAAGACAGAGGCAGCAAATTCATCGGTTATGCCTTTCCGATAATACATGCCGATGAGGTTGGACCTATTATAGAAACCCTTAAAAAAGAGCATCATACCGCAAGACATTGGTGCTATGCTTATCAATTGGGCTTGGGCGAGCCTGAATACCGAGCCAATGATGACGGTGAGCCTTCGAATAGTGCAGGACAGCCCATTTACGGACAAATACAAGCTTTTGAGCTTACCGATGTATTGGTGGTAGTGGTTCGCTACTTTGGCGGCACCAAATTAGGTGTGGGTGGTCTTATAAACGCCTACCGAACCGGAGCTAAGCTCGCTTTAGAAGCCAGTGAAATAGAAACGCGCTATGTAGAGATTCCCTTTGTCATAAAAACTCCATACAACTTATTAGGACGGATCATGCGCCTAGTAAGCGATATGAACATTAATATCTTATCACAGGAAAGTGCTCAAGACGTCACCCTTAGTTTATCAGTTAGAGCTTCACAAATTGATCGCGTGAAAAATGAGGTGAAAAAGTTATATCCAGCGCAGTTTATTCCTACAAATTAG